One window of the Daphnia pulex isolate KAP4 chromosome 8, ASM2113471v1 genome contains the following:
- the LOC124201186 gene encoding uncharacterized protein LOC124201186 produces the protein MVSYNNNSYTLFVCHTCTERKGIAVKAAVTASAKEKALNAVYDSAMQILEPILVDQLEKKGGGVQLPNPNLVVRSMNRARQSVRPPNPTDLFFDIQYSFIPADFLRADISVGVGENHHRHLIFATKEQIDKLRTAKRIYLDGTFKLVKKGPFKQLFSLHAFIRKDNLMKQVPLMYILMSRRTAKDYKKVFKEVRKIAGPESEIKEFVSDYERAIWRGVEDVFPKASMFGCAFHWTQAVFRRLKKIGLVNLYNQKGEVYILLKKLLSLHLLPFEKIPKMFADLKSQSLSLDVNLTQANLLKKFFDYVEKQWITNPIWPTTKWTSFNQVIRTNNDAEGWHSRVNNRTRQMGLNFYELISVLFEEAKTIPLYAKLLGQGIDMREQRQETSDFHKELFSIWGSYSARVIRTPTLLDKLFELYTNNNIYITDADVDDERDDEE, from the exons ATGGTATCTTATAATAACAACAGTTACACGCTTTTTGTGTGTCATACTTGTACGGAAAGGAAGGGAATTGCTGTTAAGGCAGCTGTCACGGCttcagccaaagaaaaagcatTGAACGCCGTTTACGACTCTGCCATGCAAATTTTGGAGCCAATATTAGTTGACCAGTTAGAGAAAAAAGGTGGTGGAGTGCAGCTTCCCAATCCCAATTTAGTCGTACGATCAATGAATCGAGCGAGACAGTCTGTTCGCCCACCTAACCCAACTGATCTCTTCTTCGATATCCAATACAGCTTTATTCCTGCG GACTTTCTTCGAGCAGACATTTCAGTCGGTGTTGGAGAAAACCATCATCGTCACTTGATCTTCGCCACAAAAGAACAAATTGATAAACTTAGGACGGCCAAACGCATTTATTTAGATG GCACATTTAAACTTGTGAAAAAGGGCCcattcaaacaacttttttcccttcacgCCTTCATTCGAAAGGATAATTTGATGAAGCAGGTACCTTTAATGTACATCTTGATGTCTCGTCGTACTGCGAAAGACTacaaaaaagtatttaaagaAGTTCGTAAGATAGCGGGCCCAGAGTCAGAAATTAAGGAATTTGTATCAGATTATGAGCGAGCTATTTGGAGGGGGGTTGAGGATGTTTTTCCTAAGGCATCAATGTTTGGGTGCGCTTTTCATTGGACGCAGGCCGTCTTTAGACGATTAAAAAAGATTGGACTAGTAAATTTATACAATCAGAAGGGGGAGGTCTACATTCTTCTTAAAaaacttctttctcttcatcttcttccatttgAAAAGATCCCAAAAATGTTCGCTGATCTAAAATCTCAATCCCTATCACTAGATGTTAATTTAACGCAAGCCAATCTccttaaaaagttttttgattACGTTGAGAAACAATGGATCACCAATCCCATTTGGCCGACAACAAAGTGGACTTCTTTTAACCAAGTCATCCGCACAAACAACGATGCGGAAGGATGGCATTCTCGTGTCAACAATAGGACTAGACAAATGGGACTTAATTTTTATGAACTCATATCCGTTTTATTTGAAGAAGCTAAAACTATCCCACTTTATGCGAAACTGTTAGGACAGGGGATTGATATGAGGGAACAAAGGCAGGAGACAAGTGATTTTCATAAGGAGCTCTTTAGTATCTGGGGGTCTTATTCCGCAAGGGTGATTAGGACTCCTACGCTTTTAGATAAGTTATTTGAACTCTAcaccaataataatatttacatCACAGACGCggatgttgatgatgaacgTGATGATGAAGAGTGA